The following are encoded in a window of Gossypium raimondii isolate GPD5lz chromosome 13, ASM2569854v1, whole genome shotgun sequence genomic DNA:
- the LOC105783208 gene encoding protein SEMI-ROLLED LEAF 2: protein MGIISRKIFPACESMCVCCPALRSRSRQPVKRYKKLLSEIFPKSPGAPPNERKITKLCEYAARNPFRIPKIAKYLEERCYKELRYKHVKFINIVIEAYNKLLCMCKEQMAYFAVNLLNVVSELLDNSKQEATQILGCQTLTKFIYSQADGTYTHNIEKFVHKVCKLAHEDGEEHLRSCLRASSLQCLSAMVWFMAQYSYIFSALDEIVHATLDNYELDTHAEDDDERGEPHRNWVDEVVRCEGRGATVACDASPSNMIIRPQPEKKDPSLLTREEIETPKVWAQICIQRMVELAKESTTLRLVVDPMFVYFDSRQHWVSQQGLAMVVLSDMSYWEASGNQQHVLAAVVRHLDHKNVAHDPQLKSYIIQVAAALARQIRSRRMLAEIGFVSDLCRHLRKSFQATLESVGEQDTNLNILLQNSIEDCLLEIAKGIDDVRSLFNMMAISLEKLPSSGSVARATVGSLMVLAHMISLALVTSRSQQVFPEALHVQLMKAMLHPNLEVRVGAHQIFSALLIPSSSRPQREVASLCSGNVYEPRRWRSNNASAFASISVLLEKLRREKDGIKKEKNGFNIHDDLKGKANMEDGRNQGHVHKSSPNIYNITSIIDRAAGPNMIEEPYIMKLTEDQIMQLLSAFWIQATLPDNLPSNIEAISHSFVLTLISLRLKNVNDNLVVRFFQLPLSLKNTSLDLSNGMLTPVLQRSILILSMSMLMFAAKIYQIPNDLIKSIVPFDADPYLGISEDIQVFVRPEADLRGYGSVTESQHASSLLFELRDKIYKYENAMMDVLVQNLSAITELGMDDLRKQLLEPFTPDDAFTFVPQSIFDLDHHQMITHSKESLSFDEDVQTNSLLEEDARSEASVLHHSRFNPKVSASPAISHVISIGQLMESALEVAGQVAATSVSTSPLPYDTMASQCEAFGTGTRKKLSNWLAHENNQNGAADKLLPTVMADRRTMLSKISSEGVFSGAVSWVDPCLAMRLPPASPFDNFLKVARY, encoded by the exons ATGGGGATCATCTCCAGGAAGATCTTCCCAGCTTGTGAAAGCATGTGTGTGTGCTGTCCTGCTTTGAGGTCAAGATCTCGACAACCTGTTAAGCGTTACAAGAAATTATTGTCTGAAATATTCCCCAAGTCTCCT GGTGCTCCTccaaatgaaaggaaaattacGAAGTTATGTGAATATGCTGCGAGAAATCCTTTCCGAATTCCAAAG ATTGCCAAGTACCTTGAAGAAAGATGCTACAAAGAGCTGCGCTATAAGCATGTCAAATTCATCAATATCGTTATAGAGGCTTACAACAAGTTGCTTTGCATGTGCAAGGAACAGAT GGCATATTTTGCTGTTAACTTGCTGAATGTTGTTAGCGAACTGCTTGATAACTCTAAGCAAGAGGCTACACAGATCCTTGGATGCCAAACTTTGACAAAGTTTATCTATAGTCAG GCAGATGGAACTTACACGCATAACATTGAAAAATTTGTTCATAAAGTGTGTAAATTGGCACATGAGGATGGGGAAGAACATCTAAGGAGTTGCTTAAGGGCATCAAGCTTGCAGTGCCTTTCTGCCATG GTCTGGTTCATGGcacaatattcatatattttttctgCTCTTGATGAG ATTGTACATGCTACTTTAGATAACTATGAGCTAGACACACATGCTGAAGATGATGATGAGAGAGGAGAGCCCCATCGTAACTGGGTGGATGAAGTGGTTCGATGTGAGGGTAGAGGTGCAACTGTTGCCTGTGATGCCAGCCCTAGCAACATGATTATCAGGCCTCAACCTGAGAAAAAGGATCCCTCTCTTTTGACAAG GGAAGAGATTGAGACACCTAAAGTTTGGGCTCAAATTTGTATTCAAAGAATGGTTGAGCTGGCAAAGGAGAGTACAACATTGCGCCTAGTAGTGGATCCAATGTTTGTGTACTTCGACTCTAGACAGCATTGGGTTTCTCAACAGGGGTTGGCAATGGTGGTTTTGTCTGATATGTCCTACTGGGAGGCTTCAG GGAACCAACAACATGTTTTAGCTGCTGTTGTACGTCATCTAGACCACAAAAATGTCGCACATGATCCTCAACTAAAATCTTATATCATACAAGTTGCAGCTGCTTTAGCTAGGCAAATTAGATCTAGAAGGATGCTGGCTGAAATTGGTTTTGTCAGTGACCTATGCAGGCATTTAAGGAAAAGTTTCCAAGCCACACTGGAATCAGTAGGAGAGCAGGACACTAACTTAAACATCTTGCTTCAAAATTCCATTGAAGATTGCTTGTTGGAAATAGCAAAAGGG ATTGATGATGTAAGATCCCTGTTCAATATGATGGCAATATCACTGGAGAAGTTGCCTTCTTCTGGATCTGTTGCTCGTGCAACGGTTGGATCATTGATGGTCCTTGCTCATATGATTTCATTAGCATTAGTCACCTCTCGCTCACAACAG GTGTTTCCGGAAGCACTTCATGTCCAACTGATGAAAGCAATGTTACATCCCAATCTAGAGGTCCGTGTGGGGGCACACCAGATATTTTCAGCTCTTCTTATTCCAAGTTCTTCCCGACCTCAACGTGAAGTTGCATCTCTTTGTTCTGGTAATGTCTACGAACCAAGAAGATGGCGTTCCAACAATGCTTCTGCATTTGCATCCATATCAGTGCTGCTTGAAAAGCTTCGAAGAGAAAAGGATGGcatcaaaaaggaaaagaatggTTTTAACATTCATGATGATTTAAAAGGAAAGGCCAATATGGAAGATGGCCGGAATCAAGGGCATGTCCATAAAAGTTCCCCTAATATCTACAATATAACCTCTATTATTGACAGAGCAGCCGGCCCAAACATGATTGAG GAACCTTATATCATGAAGCTAACAGAGGATCAGATAATGCAGTTGTTGTCTGCCTTCTGGATACAGGCCACTCTTCCTGATAATTTGCCTTCAAACATAGAAGCTATATCTCACTCTTTTGTGTTGACACTAATTTCTTTACGCTTGAAG AATGTTAATGATAACCTTGTGGTCCGCTTCTTCCAGCTTCCCTTATCTTTAAAGAATACCTCCTTGGACCTTAGCAATG GGATGTTGACTCCAGTACTCCAAAGATCAATTCTTATACTATCAATGAGCATGCTCATGTTTGCGGCTAAGATATATCAAATTCCCAATGATCTCATCAAGTCCATAGTTCCATTTGAT gCTGATCCTTATCTAGGCATCAGTGAAGACATTCAAGTCTTTGTGAGGCCTGAGGCAGATCTAAGAGGTTATGGATCTGTTACAGAGAGCCAACATGCTTCTTCTTTGCTTTTTGAGTTGCgggataaaatatataaatacgaGAATGCCATGATGGATGTTTTGGTCCAGAATTTATCTGCCATTACTGAG CTGGGGATGGATGATCTCAGGAAACAACTGCTTGAACCATTCACTCCTGATGATGCATTCACATTTGTTCCGCAATCTATATTTGATTTGGATCACCATCAAATGATTACCCATTCCAAAGAATCACTTTCTTTTGATGAG GATGTTCAAACAAACTCATTACTTGAGGAAGATGCAAGAAGTGAAGCATCTGTTCTTCACCATTCCCGCTTCAATCCCAAAGTGTCTGCATCCCCTGCCATCTCTCATGTAATTAGCATTGGACAGCTCATGGAATCG GCTCTTGAGGTGGCTGGTCAAGTTGCAGCAACATCTGTCTCAACATCGCCCCTCCCGTATGATACCATGGCTAGCCAATGCGAAGCATTTGGGACAGGTACAAGGAAGAAGCTCTCCAATTGGTTGGCCcatgaaaataatcaaaatggaGCAGCTGATAAATTGTTACCAACAGTTATGGCTGATAGACGCACGATGCTCAGCAAG ATAAGCAGCGAAGGTGTTTTTAGTGGGGCTGTCTCGTGGGTTGACCCATGTTTGGCTATGAGGTTGCCGCCTGCTAGTCCTTTTGACAACTTCCTTAAAGTAGCAAGGTATTAA